A genomic stretch from Flavobacterium sp. KS-LB2 includes:
- a CDS encoding NUDIX hydrolase produces MLKNILANKASYQPGLSIDCVIFGFHDNQLKVLLIKTKYSDKWALPGGFVSINEGIDEAAVTVLHGRTGLKGIFLRQFATFGAANRCDVEVSNSVLRFYDIPLDEGKWFASRFVTVGYYALVDFLQTIPQPLGAGEIVEWIDHDAVPELVLDHKEILDKALGTLRMELNLMPVGYNLLPEKFTIPELQKLYETILGRKLDRRNFLRKITAIGILIKLDEKKSNVAHKAPNLYRFDKEKYEEVVKNGLTQGW; encoded by the coding sequence ATGTTAAAAAATATTTTAGCTAACAAGGCGTCGTACCAACCGGGTTTGTCGATAGATTGTGTGATTTTTGGATTTCATGACAATCAGCTTAAGGTGTTATTGATAAAAACAAAGTACAGTGATAAATGGGCTTTGCCAGGAGGTTTTGTGTCAATAAATGAAGGTATAGATGAAGCTGCTGTTACTGTTTTACATGGTAGAACTGGTCTAAAAGGAATTTTTCTGAGACAATTTGCTACATTTGGTGCTGCAAATAGGTGCGATGTAGAGGTGAGTAACAGTGTACTACGTTTTTATGATATTCCTCTAGATGAAGGCAAATGGTTTGCAAGCCGCTTTGTAACAGTTGGGTATTATGCGTTAGTTGATTTTTTACAAACTATCCCACAACCATTGGGTGCAGGCGAAATTGTAGAATGGATTGATCATGATGCCGTACCGGAGTTGGTTTTAGACCATAAAGAAATTTTAGATAAAGCATTAGGCACACTTCGAATGGAGTTAAATCTAATGCCTGTAGGTTATAATTTACTTCCTGAAAAATTTACTATTCCCGAGTTACAGAAGTTATATGAAACCATTCTAGGAAGAAAATTAGATCGTAGAAATTTTTTACGTAAAATAACGGCAATTGGAATTTTAATAAAATTAGACGAGAAGAAAAGCAATGTAGCACATAAAGCGCCTAATTTATATCGTTTTGACAAGGAAAAATACGAAGAAGTCGTCAAGAATGGATTGACACAAGGTTGGTAG
- a CDS encoding MotA/TolQ/ExbB proton channel family protein: protein MSILLQADTLSVASENLAEAVPVEKTLSIMELLTSGGLAGQIIMISLFLMFFIALYLYFERLMAINAASKVDTNFMGQIKENIKNGRIDNAKIICAHYKSPVARLIEKGISRIGKPLDDINTAIENAGKLEIYKLEKNVSMLATISGAGPMTGFLGTVVGMIQAFHKMASSGGQIEVGALSEGIYTAMTTTVVGLVVGIIAYVGYNHLVVKTDKIVHQMEANAVDFLDLLNDPA from the coding sequence ATGAGCATATTGTTACAAGCAGACACCCTATCTGTTGCAAGTGAAAATTTAGCGGAAGCTGTTCCTGTTGAGAAAACGTTATCAATTATGGAACTATTAACTAGCGGAGGATTAGCCGGTCAGATCATAATGATCTCCTTATTTCTGATGTTTTTTATTGCTTTATACCTCTATTTTGAACGTTTAATGGCCATCAACGCAGCCTCGAAAGTAGACACGAACTTCATGGGTCAAATCAAGGAAAACATTAAAAACGGCCGCATTGATAACGCTAAAATTATTTGTGCGCACTATAAATCGCCTGTTGCACGACTAATCGAGAAAGGAATTTCACGAATAGGAAAACCACTTGACGATATCAACACAGCTATTGAAAATGCTGGAAAATTAGAAATTTACAAACTAGAGAAAAACGTAAGCATGCTTGCTACTATTTCGGGAGCAGGTCCTATGACTGGTTTTTTAGGAACGGTTGTGGGAATGATTCAGGCATTCCATAAAATGGCTAGCTCTGGCGGTCAAATCGAAGTGGGTGCTCTTTCAGAAGGAATTTATACTGCCATGACAACAACTGTTGTTGGTCTGGTTGTTGGTATTATTGCATACGTAGGTTACAATCACCTAGTAGTAAAAACTGACAAGATAGTTCATCAAATGGAAGCCAATGCGGTTGACTTCTTAGACTTATTAAACGATCCAGCATAA
- a CDS encoding bifunctional folylpolyglutamate synthase/dihydrofolate synthase codes for MNYQETINWMFNQLPMYQLQGASAYKKDLTNTHLLLAHLENPQEKLKCIHVAGTNGKGSTSHMLASILQEAGYKVGLYTSPHLKDFRERIKINGKDISEEFITDFINEHKSFFESNDMSFFEMTVGLAFDYFAKEKVDIAVIEVGMGGRLDATNIITPLVSVITNIGLDHTQFLGNTLQSISFEKAGIIKPNIPVIIGEYTSETKPVFLAKAKECNSEIYFAADLVSETYPSDLIGDYQIHNKKTVLQTISVLNSPNEFKITPENIKAGLLHVVKNTGLQGRWQQLREFPKVICDTAHNKNGLEIVLNQIQKEDFDTLHIVLGVVNDKDLEEILPLFPKKANYYFCKPNIPRGLEVQILKEKATSFGLKGEVYNSVSEAYQKALKNAGATDFIYIGGSTFVVAEIL; via the coding sequence ATGAACTATCAGGAAACCATAAATTGGATGTTCAATCAACTCCCAATGTACCAACTTCAGGGCGCTTCGGCCTATAAAAAAGATTTGACCAATACTCATTTACTCCTAGCACATCTTGAGAATCCACAAGAAAAATTAAAGTGCATTCATGTTGCCGGAACTAACGGGAAAGGTTCTACGTCGCATATGTTGGCATCGATTCTTCAAGAAGCTGGTTATAAAGTTGGATTGTACACTTCTCCTCATTTAAAGGATTTCCGGGAACGTATAAAAATTAACGGAAAGGACATATCTGAAGAATTTATTACTGATTTTATAAATGAACACAAAAGTTTTTTTGAGTCCAATGACATGAGTTTTTTTGAAATGACCGTTGGACTTGCCTTCGATTATTTTGCTAAAGAAAAAGTAGACATAGCCGTTATTGAAGTGGGAATGGGCGGAAGATTAGATGCGACCAACATCATCACTCCATTAGTTTCGGTGATTACCAATATAGGATTAGATCACACACAATTTTTGGGCAACACCCTTCAATCAATCTCTTTTGAAAAAGCGGGGATCATAAAGCCCAACATTCCTGTAATAATAGGAGAATATACTTCTGAAACAAAACCTGTTTTTTTGGCTAAAGCCAAAGAATGCAATTCGGAAATTTATTTTGCTGCTGATTTAGTTTCAGAAACCTATCCTTCTGATTTAATTGGCGATTATCAAATTCATAATAAAAAGACGGTACTACAAACCATTTCCGTTTTAAATAGTCCGAATGAATTTAAAATCACACCCGAAAACATAAAAGCCGGCTTGTTACATGTGGTTAAAAATACTGGACTACAAGGAAGATGGCAGCAATTAAGAGAATTCCCAAAAGTTATTTGCGATACTGCACACAATAAAAACGGACTAGAAATTGTTTTGAATCAAATTCAAAAAGAAGATTTTGACACTTTACATATTGTTTTAGGAGTTGTAAATGACAAAGATTTAGAGGAGATTTTGCCTTTATTCCCCAAAAAAGCAAATTATTATTTCTGCAAACCTAATATTCCTCGAGGTCTAGAAGTTCAGATTCTAAAAGAAAAAGCTACTAGCTTTGGCTTAAAAGGCGAAGTATACAATTCTGTTTCAGAAGCTTATCAAAAAGCACTGAAAAATGCAGGAGCAACTGACTTCATATACATTGGCGGAAGTACATTTGTGGTCGCGGAAATTTTATAA
- a CDS encoding ExbD/TolR family protein codes for MNLRGRNKVSAEFNMSSMTDIVFLLLIFFMLTSTMVTTNALDLVLPKAKGKTDSNKNISVSINKKLEFFIDKEPVLETELESKLLSLFTADKEKAIVLRAEEGVPIEKAVSVLDIANRNQIKVVLAVRPK; via the coding sequence ATGAATTTAAGAGGAAGAAATAAAGTTAGCGCTGAATTCAATATGTCATCCATGACTGATATTGTTTTTTTATTACTGATATTCTTTATGCTGACGTCAACAATGGTTACCACTAATGCCTTGGATTTGGTATTGCCAAAAGCAAAAGGAAAAACAGACAGTAATAAAAATATCTCCGTAAGCATCAATAAAAAATTAGAGTTTTTTATTGATAAAGAACCCGTTTTAGAAACTGAATTGGAATCTAAATTGCTATCCCTATTTACCGCTGACAAAGAAAAAGCTATAGTTTTGAGAGCCGAAGAAGGTGTACCAATTGAGAAAGCTGTGAGTGTTTTAGATATCGCAAATCGAAACCAAATCAAAGTAGTTTTAGCAGTAAGACCTAAATAA
- a CDS encoding FAD-dependent oxidoreductase, producing MKKAENEQASWTMCNECQGRGKKSRGLSDKARRSYQKACEQFEKNNGEGVAPVQPKGHLYICLTCNGSGLIHSFNPPKPDRKNFPHVAIIGGGIGGVALAVACLHRGIPFTLYERDSNFDARSQGYGLTLQQASKAIEGLGIYSLEQGVISTRHVVHTTDGNVIGEWGVRKWMQSDEKKFQKRTNVHIARQALRFALLEQLGGHEAVQWGHQLVDYNESEGIDIDLSFQVNGEIKHCKADLVVGADGIRSSVRKLLIGEKSSPLRYLGCIVILGICPLSALKNRDSSLLDSATVFQTANGNERIYMMPYTSDSVMWQLSFPMSEEDAKVLSAQGREALKEEACRRTQWHDPIPAILAATSEAQISGYPVYDRELLDSELLVKGRKVTLIGDAAHPMSPFKGQGANQALLDALLLARGILKGCRPLSKWREKGIRESVLAEFESEMLERSAVKVKDSAAAAEFLHSEIVLREGDEPRGRCLQRK from the coding sequence GTGAAAAAAGCAGAAAATGAGCAAGCAAGCTGGACTATGTGTAATGAATGTCAGGGACGCGGAAAAAAAAGTCGCGGGCTAAGTGATAAAGCGCGACGAAGCTACCAGAAGGCATGCGAACAATTTGAAAAAAATAATGGAGAAGGCGTGGCTCCCGTCCAACCTAAGGGACACCTATATATATGCTTAACCTGTAATGGGTCTGGTTTGATTCACTCATTTAATCCTCCAAAACCAGATAGGAAAAACTTTCCCCACGTTGCTATTATTGGCGGTGGTATTGGCGGAGTAGCTCTAGCTGTTGCTTGTTTGCACCGAGGAATTCCTTTCACCCTTTATGAGCGCGATAGCAATTTTGATGCTCGATCTCAAGGGTATGGGCTTACGTTGCAACAAGCCAGTAAAGCGATTGAAGGACTGGGTATTTACTCTTTAGAACAAGGGGTGATTTCAACAAGACATGTGGTTCATACTACAGATGGAAACGTGATTGGGGAATGGGGTGTCAGAAAGTGGATGCAGTCAGATGAGAAAAAATTTCAGAAACGTACAAATGTACATATTGCACGGCAAGCGTTACGTTTCGCTTTATTGGAGCAACTCGGCGGGCATGAAGCAGTACAATGGGGCCATCAATTAGTTGATTATAATGAATCGGAAGGTATAGATATTGATTTGTCTTTTCAAGTAAATGGTGAGATTAAGCATTGTAAAGCAGATCTTGTGGTTGGAGCAGATGGCATTCGTAGTTCGGTGCGTAAGTTGCTAATAGGGGAGAAAAGTAGTCCTTTGCGATATTTGGGTTGTATTGTGATATTAGGTATTTGTCCTTTGAGTGCGCTGAAAAATAGAGATAGTTCTTTACTCGACTCGGCAACTGTATTTCAAACCGCCAACGGTAATGAGCGAATTTATATGATGCCATATACATCAGATTCGGTGATGTGGCAACTTAGTTTTCCAATGTCAGAAGAAGACGCTAAAGTATTAAGTGCTCAAGGACGGGAAGCACTTAAGGAAGAAGCATGTCGGAGAACGCAATGGCATGATCCAATTCCTGCTATTTTAGCGGCGACTTCGGAAGCTCAAATTTCGGGTTATCCCGTATATGACCGAGAACTACTCGATTCAGAACTGCTGGTCAAGGGTAGAAAAGTGACTCTCATAGGAGATGCGGCTCACCCAATGAGCCCATTCAAAGGACAAGGGGCAAATCAAGCGTTATTGGATGCGCTTTTGTTGGCTCGTGGAATCTTAAAAGGATGTAGGCCTTTATCAAAATGGAGAGAAAAGGGAATAAGAGAAAGTGTGTTAGCCGAGTTTGAATCAGAAATGTTAGAGCGGAGTGCTGTTAAAGTAAAAGATTCAGCTGCAGCGGCGGAGTTCCTGCATTCTGAAATTGTATTACGTGAGGGTGATGAGCCAAGAGGGCGTTGTTTACAGAGAAAATAA
- a CDS encoding Glu/Leu/Phe/Val dehydrogenase dimerization domain-containing protein — protein MKDLLKKFENKEPEIVFHWKDAETEAEGWTVINSLRGGAAGGGTRMRKGLDMNEVLSLAKTMEVKFSVSGPAIGGAKSGINFDPNDPRKKGVLQRWYKAVSPLLKSYYGTGGDLNVDEIHEVIPMTEECGVWHPQEGVFNGHFKPTEADKINRIGQLRQGVVKVIENPKFSPDVSKKYTVADMITGYGVAEAVRNYYTIYGGDVKGKKAIVQGFGNVGSAAAFYLAEMGAKVIGIIDRDGGLINEEGFTFEEIRALFLAKDGNKLVAENMIPFEEINQKIWTIGAEIFTPCAASRLVTQSQIDSLIANGLEVISCGANVPFADKEIFFGPIMEDVDHKVSLIPDFISNCGMARVFAYFMEKKVQMTDEAIFQDTSEIIKKAIEKAHALNPSKTNISATAFEIALKQLT, from the coding sequence ATGAAAGATTTATTAAAGAAATTCGAAAATAAAGAACCTGAGATAGTTTTCCATTGGAAAGATGCTGAAACGGAAGCTGAAGGATGGACAGTCATCAATTCGCTGCGTGGTGGTGCTGCCGGTGGTGGAACTCGAATGAGAAAAGGGTTGGATATGAATGAAGTTTTGTCTTTGGCAAAAACCATGGAAGTGAAATTTTCGGTTTCTGGACCTGCTATTGGCGGTGCTAAATCTGGAATTAATTTTGATCCAAATGATCCAAGAAAAAAAGGCGTTTTACAACGTTGGTATAAAGCCGTTTCTCCATTATTGAAAAGTTACTACGGAACGGGTGGCGATTTGAATGTAGATGAAATTCACGAAGTAATTCCAATGACGGAAGAATGTGGTGTTTGGCATCCGCAAGAAGGAGTTTTCAATGGTCACTTTAAACCAACCGAAGCAGATAAAATCAATAGAATTGGACAATTGCGTCAAGGTGTGGTAAAAGTGATAGAAAATCCAAAATTCTCACCAGATGTTTCTAAAAAATATACTGTAGCTGATATGATTACCGGTTATGGCGTTGCTGAAGCCGTTCGCAATTATTATACAATTTATGGTGGTGATGTAAAAGGAAAGAAAGCAATCGTACAAGGTTTTGGAAATGTAGGTTCTGCTGCTGCTTTTTATTTAGCCGAAATGGGTGCGAAAGTCATTGGTATTATCGACAGAGATGGTGGATTAATCAACGAAGAAGGATTCACTTTTGAAGAAATAAGAGCTTTATTTCTTGCCAAAGACGGGAACAAACTAGTTGCCGAAAACATGATTCCTTTTGAAGAAATCAATCAAAAAATATGGACCATTGGTGCCGAAATATTCACTCCATGTGCCGCTTCAAGATTGGTAACTCAATCTCAAATTGACAGTTTAATTGCTAACGGTCTTGAGGTAATTTCTTGTGGCGCAAATGTACCTTTTGCTGATAAAGAAATCTTTTTCGGTCCAATTATGGAAGATGTAGATCATAAAGTGAGTTTGATTCCTGACTTTATTTCTAATTGTGGAATGGCAAGAGTTTTTGCTTACTTCATGGAAAAGAAAGTACAAATGACCGATGAAGCTATCTTTCAAGACACTTCAGAAATTATCAAAAAAGCAATTGAAAAAGCACATGCTTTAAATCCAAGTAAAACAAATATTAGTGCCACTGCTTTTGAAATCGCATTGAAGCAGTTAACATAG
- a CDS encoding energy transducer TonB: MKYIETEEEKKSFAITSIIFVILFILFFYLGLTSLDPPPENGIAINFGTTEFGSGDIQPTEAIQSAPKTTAAQETASSNDEVLSQDIEEAVVIKETKKIQPNKETAKEIVKPKPKENPKPSQSTSDALSSILNGPKSDGKAQGGQGNDNTAGDKGSPNGNPYANSYYGSGSGSGNGSGWGLNGRSISSRGKEVQKCNEFGTVVVQITVNRNGNVIAAKYTKGTTNTNPCLVEPALATARKYKWQADPKAPETQVGFITVNFKLSE; the protein is encoded by the coding sequence ATGAAATACATAGAAACAGAAGAAGAAAAAAAATCATTTGCAATCACATCAATTATTTTTGTGATTCTATTTATTTTGTTCTTTTATTTAGGATTGACTTCTCTAGATCCTCCTCCTGAAAATGGAATAGCAATCAACTTTGGAACTACTGAATTTGGATCAGGAGACATACAACCTACCGAAGCCATACAATCAGCTCCTAAAACGACTGCAGCACAGGAAACTGCCTCAAGCAATGACGAGGTTTTATCACAAGATATTGAAGAGGCAGTGGTTATAAAAGAAACTAAGAAAATCCAACCTAATAAGGAAACCGCCAAAGAAATTGTTAAACCTAAGCCCAAAGAAAATCCAAAACCTTCACAAAGTACTTCTGACGCATTGTCAAGCATCCTAAACGGACCCAAATCAGATGGAAAAGCTCAAGGAGGCCAAGGCAATGACAATACAGCTGGAGACAAAGGAAGTCCAAATGGTAATCCTTACGCTAACAGTTATTATGGTTCAGGAAGTGGAAGCGGCAACGGAAGTGGCTGGGGACTTAATGGCAGAAGCATCAGCTCCAGAGGAAAAGAAGTGCAAAAATGCAATGAATTTGGCACTGTAGTCGTTCAAATTACAGTAAATAGAAACGGGAACGTAATTGCCGCCAAATATACTAAAGGCACAACAAACACTAATCCTTGCCTAGTAGAACCCGCTTTGGCTACAGCCCGAAAATACAAATGGCAAGCAGATCCAAAAGCACCCGAAACTCAAGTTGGCTTTATCACCGTTAACTTTAAACTAAGTGAATAA